A region of the Candidatus Giovannonibacteria bacterium genome:
TTACGACGTAGCGGTCTAAAATAAATTCAAAAAACTCCCAGAAAACTCCGGCAAATGCGACCGCACCCAAGACGGCTGCAGCAAATAAAAACCTTGGGGGAGAAAATGGCGGACCAAAACGTTTCGCGCACCAATTAAAAACAAGCGACACCCAAACTCCTCCCAAAAAATGGTGCGCCATATCCAGCCACCAAAAGAGATAATAAAGGTTAAACCACAAAGCCAGACCGTGGATTAACAAAAGAAAAACTAAAAATACAAAAATTAAAAGATAGGATTCAAAAAATGGTTTCATCAAAACATCACATTCTCGTCAGCGCGCTTATAATCGTGGATTTCCTCCGGAGCAAACCAATGCTCTATCTCATGCGCCGCCTCTTCTTCGTTTCCGGAAGCGTGCACAATATTTTTAATCGCCCTTTTCTCAACATTTGCAGCTGAGGGAGTATCAATGGAAAAATCGCCTCGGATAGTCCCCGGCAGCGCTTCAACCGGATAAGTATGGCCGACAATTTTCCGTACCACAGTTACAGCGTGCATCCCTTCTATGATGAAAGCGGTTACTGGCCCGGAGGTCAGGTGTTCTGCCAGCCACCCTTTGACCTGTTTGCCGATCGCGACATTTTCGTCCGTCCCGAAATGTTCTTTTACGTCAACATTCTTGGCCTTAAAAAATTCCTTCGTCCGCGCGCCGACATTTGAAAACCAATCTTCATCGGAAGGATAATGTTTATTTACGTGCTCCGCGGAAGGCCAAACCATCTTTAGCGCGATAATTTTAAGCCCCCGCTTTTCAAAGCGCGAAACTATTTCCCCAACGATGCCGCGCATCACCCCTTCTGGCTTTATTAAAACAAAAGTTCTCTCTTCTTGCGGTTTTTGCATATTAAATTGACAATAACAAATCTCCACGCTGCTTTCAAGTTGTTTTTCTTATTATCTTTTTTATCATTAATTACTAAAATTCTATAACGATCGTTTTAAAATTTTAGCAAGCTTGCGCAACAACAATTTTTATACCAATTCCCTAACCGTCCCCGCTTTACCAACTTCTAAAATATGCACACAACCAAGCAAGTGCCTCGTGCGCAAATCTTCCAAAAATCTTTCCGGGATTCTGCTCTTACCTATCCAAACGCTTTTCTGTAACATTTTAAAACGCAAAAACTTTAACGCTTCCCTAATCCAAGCACGTTTCCATTTCTCTTTCTCCGGAATATCAAATAGCACGATTTTCAACTTATCATCGCGGGCAATTTCGTAATCAACCCCACCTCTCTCTTCAAACAATTTAAGCTTATCAAGACCCGCCGCCGTTATTTTCCACAAAATTCCGCTGCTGTTGCTGTTTTTTTCAACCAATCCTTGCCTTTTTAAGTGGTTAAGCAACGAATAAAATTTCTGCTTTTCAATACGTTCTTTTAAATCCTTTTTGGCTGCGAGAGCCCCTGCATATAATGCTCTTCTAGCACTTTTATAAGACCGCTGGTAATTTGGTAAAATTTCATCCAAAATCTCCAAAGTGGCCAATCCTCCACCAGCCAAAACTTTTAAAATTTCTTCTATTTTCTTGGATCTCCGCATTGTGACTATATTACTAAAATTATAATGCGATCGTCAAATAATTTTAGTGACTATTTCCAAACTAAATCGCCATTCCTAATTTCTAAAGTAATCGTTCCGTCTAAATCGGTACGGAAAATTTTAGCGCCGATGGCTTCAAGATTTGATAAAGTTTGCTGATGCGGATGTCCGTAGCGGTTTCTGGCGCCTACGGAAATCACGGCGTATTCGGGTTTTGCGGCGGCCAGGAAAAAATCGTTGCTGGAGGTTTTGGAGCCGTGATGTCCAGTTTTTAAAACATCAACATCACCGATTTTTCCTTCGTCAGCCAAGCGTTTCTCAATATTTTTTTCGGCGTCCGACATAAACAAAATCTTTTTGCCGTTAAAATCCAGCTCGGAAATTAAAGCGGAGTCATGCACGTTTTTTAAAGTTTTTCCCAAAAAAGATTCTTCCGGGTAAATGAACCTCAAAACCGCGTTATTATAAAAATTTAAACCAACGGGGCGCTCAATAATTATTTTCTTAATATTTTTTTCTTTGACCATCTTCTCAAATATTTTCGCTTCTGCTGTATGATAATCCGCTCCGCTTTCTATGAGCATACCGACATCATACTTTTCCAGCACTTCAATGAGTCCCGAGACGTGGTCGGCGTGCGGATGCGTAAGCACAACCACGTCAATATACTTGTCAAAGTATGGCATCCGCTCCCCAAGAAGCGGCAAAATCCTGTTAGGCGGGCCGCCGTCAATTAAAATCTGCGTGCCGTCATAGGATTCAATAAAAATCGAGTCTCCCTGCCCGACGTCAAAAAAGCTGACCATGAGTTCTGGTTTTTCCTGGCTTTGGTAAAACGCCAGCGCGGAAACAAAAAAGAGAGATGCGGAAAGCGCCGAGGAGGCGAAAAATATTTTTTTGCCGTTTGATCTGAAAAAATCTTTCATATGAGCCCGGAGAAAAAATTAACCAAAAAAAGCTGCCAGGAAATCAAAAGATAAGCGGGCGCGGCCAGCGCTTGTCCCAAAGCCCCGGAAATAAAACCGCCCAAAGCGCCCAAAAAACCAAAAAACATAACCGCCGGCACGGCAATTACAACCAGAATGTTCGCCGGAAGAGAAAATACTGAAACCGCATTTCCCCAAGAAATTAAAAGCGGAAGAACAAAAAGCTGGGCCGAGGCGGAAGCGGCGGCCGTTTCGCGGATGCCCCAAAATTTAGGGAAAAGCCAAAACTTTTTTTGGAAAAACCCGGAAAGCAAAATTAGGCCGAGCGTCGCCATAAAAGAAAGCTGAAACCCCCTGTCAAATTTTAAATACATCGGGTTCCACAAAATCATAAAAAGGGCCGCCCAAAGCAAGGAAAGCGCCGGCAATGTTTTCCTGCCCACGCGCAAAGCCAAAAGGCCGATTAAGGCCATAATAGCCGCGCGCACAGCGGCCGGCTCGGCTCCGGTCATTAAAGTAAAGGCCAAAATGCCGAAAATGGAAATAGACCAAGCGAAAGTTTGCGGCAGGAAAAAACTAAAAAACGCCAAAAGCGCGTTGCCGACAATGGTTATATTGTAGCCGGAAAGAACCAAAATATGGATGGTGCTGGTGTTTCTGAACGCGTCAACAATATTTTGAGGTAATACTCCTTCACGGCCCAAAAGCATGCCGTCCGCCAAAGAGGCGTGGGGCTCCGGCAGGATATTTTTTAAACTTTCTTCAAATTTTTCACGAACCCAAACAAGAGCGCCCAAAATAAAGTTTCCGCCGCCGCCTCCGACTTTTTTAATTTCCGGAAAAATCATCTGGGAGTAGATTTGCTGTTTGGCCAGAAATTTGGCTGTGTCAAATCCTGCGTAATTTTCCGGCTCCTCTATTTTTCCCTTAATCTCCAGCTTGTCGCCATACTTGTATTGCGGGTATGGGCGCGAAACAACCAACAATCTGCCCAAATCCGTTTCTAAAATTATTCTGGCGGAATTCGGTTTGGGTTCGCTGGAGACAACCTGTCCGCTCAAAGTTAAAATTTCCCCGTACCGATTATGAAGCTGGTCTTTTGCTATACTATTTTCAAAAATGGAGAAACGCAAAGCGCCGAGGAGAAAAAAGAGCAAGAGCAACCCACACCCCACCCCCTGAAAAGAGAAATACTTTCTCTTTTTTTCCCCCTCTCCTTCACAAGGAGAGGGGGTTAGGGGGTGAGGTATCAATCTTGTGCTAAAAAACAAAGCAATTATAAATCCAATCACCAACCCCAAACCTCCAAATATCCAGCTTTGCGGCACATCAAAAAACGAGCGGACTCCAACTCCCGCCAAAAACGCCGAAAGAAAATAAGGTATGTATTTTATTGCCACAGCTTACCCTGTTCGGAATCAAGCGCCATATTTACCAATCTGTCCGCAGCTTTATTCTGCTCTCTCCGCACATGGCTGAAAGTAACCTTAGCAAAATCCATCTTTAAATTCCACACAAAAATAAACAGCGGAAACAATTTTTCTTCCTCAACTTTGTATTCTCCGTTTAACTGCCTCATCACGAATTCCGAATCCATTTTAAAATTTACCTCCATTTTTTTTGTTTTTTCTTTCCCAAAAAGCGCTTTTATTTTTTTGAGCGCGAAAATCACCGCCGCGTATTCGGCCTCGTTGTTGGTTTTTATGCCGATTTTCTCCCCACATTCTTTAATCACGCGCCCCTTCTCATCCGAAATCACCACTCCCAGCGCCGCCGGCCCCGGATTTCCCCGCGACCCTCCGTCTGTATAAACAATTAGTTTCTCTGATTTAGGCATGTTTATTTTGCCATTTTCATTAATTCCGATAAAACAACGGGTAATTTTTTTACGCCGTCGCTTCCAGAAAAATGGCCTTTTTTATGCTCTAGTATAATCTTCGCACCAAGTTTTCGTTTAAATATTTTTGAATTTTGGACAAAAGGCACATAAAGGTCATTGTCTGAAAATACTGCAACAAATTTTTTAGCTGATTTTTTAACTTTGGCAAAATTTATTTTGGTTTCAAGCCACGGCTTAGCAATTTTTATCTCCCCGGGCTCAAGATTTGTTAAACTCGTCCATCCCGCCACAAAAATAGCTCCACCGATTTTCTTATTCTTTGGCAACTTTTCCAAATATCTCATAATCGCCTGCGTGCCGACGCTATGCCCGACAAAATAAGTATTTCCATCTGCTTTTTTAGCTAGCTTACGCAATTTAGAAACCCAAGTGTTTATTTTTGGCTTGCCGGTTTCCGGCATTTTTGGAATAAAAACTTTAAACCCTCTTTTTTCAAGTTCTTTTTTAAGCCAAGGAAACCATCCTTCTTTCGGATAGCCCCACCACCCGTGAATTATATAAACTATTTTTTGATTAAGCATGTTTATTCAAATAATCGGTGATATTTGAAACTTCACGCAATGCTTCCTTTTTTGTTCTAAAAGGAGCAGATCCAACGACAGCATGTCCTCCGCCGCCATATCGTTTTTCTAAAAATCGCCCTATGTGCGCTGGGTTTTTAGAACGGTTCCAAGGATTTGAGCCAACACTCAAAACAAAATTTTTTCCGTGTTTTACAAGCCGAATAGAGTAATTAGATTTTGGGTAGAAAAAATAAGGCATCCAGCGAGTGCCAACTAGCTCTTTACCCATAGAATTCAAAAACACCATGTTGCCGCGGAGGATAAGCATATTTTTTACTTTTCGCAACGATTCGTCAAATCTTTTTTTATATTTTAAAAATCCGTTCCTAATCCAAGTTGTTTTTGCGGCTGAATACAACGGCATTTCGCTTAAAAGACGGATAAGATTTTTCTGACGCGAGACAGGCATTTTAGCAACGCTGTCCAAATAGAAACCAATTTGCATTGCCGGCGGGTTTAAATTAAGCGCTTCTTTTACCGACCCAAATTGAGCTCTGTCCGTGATATCAACCCAACTGGCGAGGTCGCGCAGATATTTCGGCACTTTGATTTTTAAAGTTTTTGTAAAATGCCTGTAAATTAGTCCGGCACACGACGGACTTTTGACATTGAGCTTATGCTTTAAATCCGGCTGAAAATTTTTTTCCCATTTTTTATCAATAAAAGTCGTTGGGTGATGGTCAAACCAAATTTTCGCCTTGGGATGGTAAAGTATATCAACAATCGCGCTTGGATTTTTCATTTTTAATTTTCTCCACCATTTTTTGTCGACCGGATGCGTCAACGGAATAAATTTTCCGTAACCATCTCCCCGCAATCTTAGAAAATACAAAAGTATCGCAGCCGACGCCGCCCCGTCAAAACACCCCCCGTGAAAATAAATATCGTATTTCATCTCAAATACCCAACCTGCCGGAGCCAGTAATCGTTTTCCCATTCCCAGAGAGTTTTGGCGGCCAAAAATGCTTTTATGTCTTTAAAATAATACGGAAACTCGCGTATTTCAACAATGCCTTCAGCTGGACCCCAATAATGGTCCTCGTGCGAAGAGCCGCAGTGGCCGTTGCTATTACCATTGGAGTCATTGGCTCGCGCTGTCCGCACTTTGTTTCTTCCGCCTTTTTCGCGAAGCGACGCACCGCACCGCAGGCATTTTTTTTGCTGGTCTACCCGCAAAATCCACCGCGTTTCAATATCACGCGGCAAAGCAAGCGCGCGCTTCAAATCGTTTTCCTGAAGCGCTAGAACATAAGCCGCCGTCTGAAGGTTGTATTCCGGATAAAATCCGGTTGAGGTTTTAATATCCAAAACTCCGAATTTCCCGCCTATTGTAGCGAGCGCGTCAACCGTTCCCGCGTAGCGGTGCAAACCCGACCAGATTTGGCGCTCAACATATTCCGGATGGAAAAAAATCTGCCGTTCACCCTGAAATTTCTTGAAGGCGGACGCGGCCGGCTCCACTTCTTTAGGAATCTCAACGGGCTCGCCCACCGCCAATTTCTGAATCGTCTCATGCACCAGCGTCCCCTCTTCGGCAGATTTATTTTTCACCTCCTCTGCCGCCGCGTAGCTTTCCATTTCTTTGAAAAAAATATCCAGCGCCGGCTTCGCTTTTATTGAAAGTATGCGCGTCACTCGCGGATACCACGCGCCGTCTACTTCATGCCCGCAACTTGCTTTAAAATGTTCCGCGTCCCGGTACCACATATTAAGGTAGTATAGCTTATTTTTTGAGCGCTTCAATGCCCGGCAAGGTGCCTTTCGCCAAAAACTCCAGCATCGCCCCGCCGCCGGTTGAAATGAAGATGTTTTTTGGCAAGTTGCGAGGCAGACAATCCGCGGTATCGCCCCCTCCAATAATAATTTTAGCTTTGGATTTTTTTAGAGCGGCGACGAGTCTTTTGGTTCCGGCCGTAAACCCCTTTTCAAGAAAACCCATTGGGCCGTTCCAGACAACGAGTTTAGATTTATTAATAAGCGGCGTCCAGCTCTCAATGGTTTTCGGCCCAACATCGTAAATCCGACCTCCGCTTTCCACCACGTCGATAGGCAGAAAAATTTTCTCTGAAGAGATCATTTTTCGCTTTAAAAATTTATTTCCGATAATTCCGCCCAAGAGCACACAGTCTGTTTTAGCTAAAAGCGCTCGCAACAAAGGAAGTTTGGTTTCGATTTTTCCTCCGCCCAAAATAAGAGTGAGTGGGTGGGGCGGATTAAAAACTCGGGAAAGATTTTTTATCTCCTCCTTAAATAACAATCCGGAAAAGGAGGGCAGAAGCTTAGGCAAAAGCACAATGGAAGCGTGTTTGCGATGCGAATCAGAGAAGGCCTCGTTTACATAGACATCTCCGAGGCTGGCCAGATATTTTGCAAATTTTAAATCATTCTTTTTCTCCCCTGGAAATTTTCTTAAATTTTCAAAAAGCTTTATCTCGCCCATAGGCAAAAATTTTTTGAGATAAGGAAAAAGTTTTTTTGTGCTCGGGGTCTTGCCGTCATTCGTCTCCAAATGAGTAAGTAAAATTATTTTCGCTTTTTTCTTTAAAAGGTATTTTATTGTCGGGAGGGTTTTTAAAATTCGCGGCTCCCGCGGTTTCAACGGCAGCACGTTAAAATCAACTCTTAAAAGAACTTTTTTGCCGCGAAAATTCATTTTATTTTATCAACTGCTTTTACTAAACTAACAAATTTTTTGGCGTTCAAACTGGCCCCGCCGACCAAAAGCCCATCAACCGCGCCCTTGGCGACAAAATCCGCCGCGTTTTTTTCATCAACCGAACCGCCGTAGAGCACCGGTATTTTTGAAGCCGCGCGCTTTCCAAGCGCGCGGTAAAGCTCGCGCCGTATCAAAATCGCCATTTCATAAACGTTTTTCGGAGTATCGGCTTTCCCGCGTCCGCCGCCGCTTATCGCCCATACCGGTTCGTAGGCAATTATTAAATTTGCAAGCAAAGATTTTTTAATTTTGCGGATTCCGCCCAAAAGCTCCTCGCGGACGATTTTCGGGAAAACTTCGCCGGGTTTTCGCTCTTTTTCTCCAACGCATAAAACGGCTCGCATGCCGGATTCCAAAACGGCCTTTGTTTTTTTATTTACCGCCTCATCCGTTTCCCCCATAGCCCGCCGTTCCGAGTGCCCGATGACAACAATCCTTGCGCCGGACGCTTTAAGTTGTAAGGGAGAAATCTCGCCCGTAAACGCTCCTTCTCTTTCGTAAAACACGTCTTGAGCGCCGAGTTTGAATATATTGCGTACGGCGTACGGCGTATGGCGCAAGATTGGCAAAAACACAAACGGAGGAACCAAAACAATTTCTACTCCCCGGACGCTTTTAACTCCGCGCCCGACTTCGTTAGCAAGGTGCAACGCCTCGCGGGGAGTTTGCGGCGCCATCTTCCAGTTTGCGATAATTATTTTTTTCATTTTCTTAAAAGTTTGGCTGTCTCTTCAGGCGAGACCTTGACCACGTCTATCCCCGCGCCGAGCTCAAGCCCGCCCCAAATAGCGACTCTTGGCAAAATCTCCATATGCCAGTGGTAGTGCTCGGCATGCCGTTCTTTCGGCGGAGCGGTGTGGATGAAAAAATTATAATCAGGGTTTTTAATTTTTTTAAAAATCTTCTGAAAAATGAATTTCATCGCTTCCGACAAGTCCCGCCTCTGCGCTTCATCTATAACTTCAAAGCGAGACTCGTGGAATTTTGGAAAAATTCTCGCTTCGTAGATAACGCGGGAGGCATAGGGCGCCAGAACAATAAAACGTTTGTTTTGGTAAATGATGCGCTCCTTTTCTTTAAGCTCGCCCTTTAAAATGTCGCAGTGGACGCAGCGCCTGTGAGCGCGGAAGTATTTGCGCGAGCCCTCCAAGCTTCTTTTCACGTCCGGAGGGATTATCGGAATGGCAAAAATCTGGGAATGCGGATGAGGAACCGTTGCGCCGGCTCTGAAGCCATGGTTATGGATTATAAGAACGTAATCCACGCAGGGCTCGCTGGCCAGCGCCTGAAACCTGGACTGGTACGCTTCCAAAACCAAGTTTATCTCCTCCTGGCTCATAAGCGCGAAGTGTCTTTCGTGTGACCTCGTCACAATGACCTCTTGAAACCCGACGCCGATTTTTTTTTCGTGCATGCCGCGCCTTTCCAGCGGCGGGCAAATACCGGAACGCGCGACAACGGGATATTTATTCGGAAAAATCTGCACCCACCAATCCCTGAAATCTTTGCCTCCGGGCTTGGGCGCCCAAAACAAAACTTTTTCTTGCCTTGATTTTTTTGCGTCGTCAAAAGGGCATTTTGATTTGGGCAGCGGCCTTTCCTCCGGGCGCTTAAAAAAAACGGGTTTTTTCTGAATTCCGGTGGATATCAAAATCCATTCACC
Encoded here:
- a CDS encoding ComEC/Rec2 family competence protein gives rise to the protein MAIKYIPYFLSAFLAGVGVRSFFDVPQSWIFGGLGLVIGFIIALFFSTRLIPHPLTPSPCEGEGEKKRKYFSFQGVGCGLLLLFFLLGALRFSIFENSIAKDQLHNRYGEILTLSGQVVSSEPKPNSARIILETDLGRLLVVSRPYPQYKYGDKLEIKGKIEEPENYAGFDTAKFLAKQQIYSQMIFPEIKKVGGGGGNFILGALVWVREKFEESLKNILPEPHASLADGMLLGREGVLPQNIVDAFRNTSTIHILVLSGYNITIVGNALLAFFSFFLPQTFAWSISIFGILAFTLMTGAEPAAVRAAIMALIGLLALRVGRKTLPALSLLWAALFMILWNPMYLKFDRGFQLSFMATLGLILLSGFFQKKFWLFPKFWGIRETAAASASAQLFVLPLLISWGNAVSVFSLPANILVVIAVPAVMFFGFLGALGGFISGALGQALAAPAYLLISWQLFLVNFFSGLI
- a CDS encoding triose-phosphate isomerase; the encoded protein is MKKIIIANWKMAPQTPREALHLANEVGRGVKSVRGVEIVLVPPFVFLPILRHTPYAVRNIFKLGAQDVFYEREGAFTGEISPLQLKASGARIVVIGHSERRAMGETDEAVNKKTKAVLESGMRAVLCVGEKERKPGEVFPKIVREELLGGIRKIKKSLLANLIIAYEPVWAISGGGRGKADTPKNVYEMAILIRRELYRALGKRAASKIPVLYGGSVDEKNAADFVAKGAVDGLLVGGASLNAKKFVSLVKAVDKIK
- a CDS encoding nucleoside-diphosphate kinase (catalyzes the formation of nucleoside triphosphate from ATP and nucleoside diphosphate); the protein is MQKPQEERTFVLIKPEGVMRGIVGEIVSRFEKRGLKIIALKMVWPSAEHVNKHYPSDEDWFSNVGARTKEFFKAKNVDVKEHFGTDENVAIGKQVKGWLAEHLTSGPVTAFIIEGMHAVTVVRKIVGHTYPVEALPGTIRGDFSIDTPSAANVEKRAIKNIVHASGNEEEAAHEIEHWFAPEEIHDYKRADENVMF
- a CDS encoding phosphoglycerate kinase, whose amino-acid sequence is MNFRGKKVLLRVDFNVLPLKPREPRILKTLPTIKYLLKKKAKIILLTHLETNDGKTPSTKKLFPYLKKFLPMGEIKLFENLRKFPGEKKNDLKFAKYLASLGDVYVNEAFSDSHRKHASIVLLPKLLPSFSGLLFKEEIKNLSRVFNPPHPLTLILGGGKIETKLPLLRALLAKTDCVLLGGIIGNKFLKRKMISSEKIFLPIDVVESGGRIYDVGPKTIESWTPLINKSKLVVWNGPMGFLEKGFTAGTKRLVAALKKSKAKIIIGGGDTADCLPRNLPKNIFISTGGGAMLEFLAKGTLPGIEALKK
- a CDS encoding alpha/beta hydrolase produces the protein MLNQKIVYIIHGWWGYPKEGWFPWLKKELEKRGFKVFIPKMPETGKPKINTWVSKLRKLAKKADGNTYFVGHSVGTQAIMRYLEKLPKNKKIGGAIFVAGWTSLTNLEPGEIKIAKPWLETKINFAKVKKSAKKFVAVFSDNDLYVPFVQNSKIFKRKLGAKIILEHKKGHFSGSDGVKKLPVVLSELMKMAK
- a CDS encoding ribonuclease HI family protein, whose translation is MPKSEKLIVYTDGGSRGNPGPAALGVVISDEKGRVIKECGEKIGIKTNNEAEYAAVIFALKKIKALFGKEKTKKMEVNFKMDSEFVMRQLNGEYKVEEEKLFPLFIFVWNLKMDFAKVTFSHVRREQNKAADRLVNMALDSEQGKLWQ
- a CDS encoding MBL fold metallo-hydrolase, which translates into the protein MKDFFRSNGKKIFFASSALSASLFFVSALAFYQSQEKPELMVSFFDVGQGDSIFIESYDGTQILIDGGPPNRILPLLGERMPYFDKYIDVVVLTHPHADHVSGLIEVLEKYDVGMLIESGADYHTAEAKIFEKMVKEKNIKKIIIERPVGLNFYNNAVLRFIYPEESFLGKTLKNVHDSALISELDFNGKKILFMSDAEKNIEKRLADEGKIGDVDVLKTGHHGSKTSSNDFFLAAAKPEYAVISVGARNRYGHPHQQTLSNLEAIGAKIFRTDLDGTITLEIRNGDLVWK
- a CDS encoding HIT domain-containing protein, whose amino-acid sequence is MSKIEFRKDAVSGEWILISTGIQKKPVFFKRPEERPLPKSKCPFDDAKKSRQEKVLFWAPKPGGKDFRDWWVQIFPNKYPVVARSGICPPLERRGMHEKKIGVGFQEVIVTRSHERHFALMSQEEINLVLEAYQSRFQALASEPCVDYVLIIHNHGFRAGATVPHPHSQIFAIPIIPPDVKRSLEGSRKYFRAHRRCVHCDILKGELKEKERIIYQNKRFIVLAPYASRVIYEARIFPKFHESRFEVIDEAQRRDLSEAMKFIFQKIFKKIKNPDYNFFIHTAPPKERHAEHYHWHMEILPRVAIWGGLELGAGIDVVKVSPEETAKLLRK